One Vibrio neonatus genomic window carries:
- a CDS encoding LysR family transcriptional regulator: protein MAKDRFNTLDLNLLKTFLVLSQELNMRKASERLLVSQPAISQALQKLRFHFQDELFVKAPQGLTATPFAVNLAQKIAPFLDGLATVLNGKTEFAADELTGALKIAVAPIVLTSLSGALFQHLKLIAPNATIELVGWNKETLNDIRSGEILFGISMEQKLIQSVSAKALVELNSRVIVRKDHPLTHSEVTPKALEPFAIASIHTAGWNDNKTLAADVMKQQGLTPTVGFRSEFVMAVVDVIEHTDFFMPHSDLFPLKRFPNLKALTPLVKGEQMSFTVFCYFHTKYTNSALISWLERQVRLVIEQERME, encoded by the coding sequence ATGGCAAAAGATCGTTTTAATACGCTGGATCTTAATCTGCTCAAAACATTTTTAGTATTGAGCCAAGAGCTCAATATGCGTAAAGCATCAGAGCGACTGTTGGTTTCCCAGCCCGCCATTAGTCAGGCTCTGCAAAAGTTAAGGTTTCATTTTCAAGATGAGCTGTTTGTCAAAGCGCCGCAAGGCCTAACCGCCACTCCATTTGCGGTCAATTTGGCACAAAAGATAGCGCCATTTTTAGATGGCTTAGCCACAGTATTAAATGGAAAAACTGAGTTTGCAGCCGATGAGTTAACTGGCGCGTTAAAAATAGCGGTAGCGCCAATTGTGTTGACCTCTTTATCTGGCGCGCTATTTCAACACCTAAAACTTATCGCTCCCAATGCCACTATAGAGCTTGTCGGGTGGAACAAAGAAACATTAAATGATATCCGCAGCGGCGAGATTTTGTTTGGCATCAGTATGGAGCAAAAGCTAATTCAAAGCGTCAGCGCCAAAGCTTTAGTAGAGCTTAATAGCCGGGTTATCGTCAGAAAAGATCATCCTCTAACTCACAGCGAAGTAACGCCAAAAGCGCTAGAGCCATTTGCGATAGCATCCATTCATACTGCGGGGTGGAATGACAATAAAACACTGGCCGCGGATGTAATGAAACAACAAGGGTTGACGCCAACAGTAGGTTTTCGTTCAGAGTTTGTGATGGCCGTGGTCGATGTAATAGAGCACACCGACTTCTTTATGCCGCACTCCGATTTGTTCCCTCTAAAACGCTTCCCAAATCTAAAAGCGCTCACCCCTTTAGTAAAAGGAGAGCAAATGTCTTTTACGGTGTTTTGCTATTTTCATACCAAGTACACGAATTCAGCATTGATTTCGTGGCTTGAGCGACAAGTGAGGCTAGTTATTGAGCAAGAGCGTATGGAGTAG
- a CDS encoding VOC family protein → MTLRVVPELYCFDMSISKSYFIYVFGFSVKYERPDEDFAYLTRDGVDVMLEGLNGNSRKWTTGSLDFPLGRGINFQWDVTDIEVLYRNVRARAADSIYLDMESKEYQCGTAVITQKQFIVQTPGGFLFRFCQDVD, encoded by the coding sequence ATGACACTACGAGTTGTACCAGAATTGTATTGCTTTGATATGAGCATCAGTAAATCTTATTTTATTTACGTATTTGGCTTCTCGGTGAAGTACGAGCGTCCTGACGAAGATTTTGCCTACCTTACCCGTGATGGTGTTGATGTGATGTTAGAAGGTCTCAATGGAAACAGCCGTAAATGGACTACGGGCAGTTTAGATTTTCCACTAGGACGAGGCATAAACTTTCAATGGGATGTGACTGATATAGAGGTACTGTATCGCAACGTTAGAGCAAGGGCAGCAGATTCAATCTATTTGGATATGGAGTCAAAGGAATATCAATGTGGCACTGCTGTGATCACTCAAAAACAGTTTATTGTTCAAACACCTGGCGGGTTTTTATTTCGATTTTGTCAGGATGTGGATTAA
- a CDS encoding FAD-dependent oxidoreductase — MAEQVQTSLRVAVIGGGIAGSTAALHLAEQGIDVTLIEQSDGLVNGPPICHLHAGGNLYREISQQQCTALLKQSIETVRLFPYAVNARPTVIATPLTDSNEPEALLPRLSVIKQSYQSLVSQDPLNAVLGEPDQYYSQYNREQLEALRDHKQPNNPSSHDDWMIPFAQFVDLDKLKYPVVVVQEFGLSVFRLAASVTLTLENHPHALLKMGCRLEDARYENNQWHLTYQPKQGQKQHIVVDYLVNATGYKTGTIDDLTKQSQKRFVEFKSAFITHWESSGIHWPEVIFHGERGTPQGMAQLTPYSNGYFQVHGMTESITLFDKGLVASEAPSSQPRLPSELEVKITHGWPETAIQQRTQNAIGHMSQHIPSFSKATVGGKPLFGAQQIPGEDPSLRVADVSFTQNNYARIELVKASSAYQAARKIKQQLQDLSSAEQALTTSEMSSGTTIEQAHPYLSALSSEKIELRAKALARDRGYPEALAIQTGTTSDS; from the coding sequence GTGGCTGAACAAGTGCAAACTTCGCTCCGTGTTGCGGTTATTGGTGGTGGGATCGCGGGCTCTACGGCAGCGTTACATCTTGCTGAACAGGGTATAGACGTAACTTTGATTGAGCAAAGTGATGGCTTAGTTAATGGTCCACCCATTTGTCATCTTCATGCTGGTGGTAATCTTTATCGAGAGATCTCTCAACAGCAATGTACAGCGTTACTTAAGCAGTCGATTGAGACAGTGCGTCTTTTCCCGTATGCCGTGAACGCACGACCTACGGTTATTGCAACGCCACTTACTGATAGCAATGAGCCAGAGGCCCTACTGCCTCGCCTTTCTGTTATCAAACAAAGCTATCAATCCTTGGTCTCACAAGACCCTCTAAATGCCGTATTAGGCGAGCCAGACCAGTATTACTCCCAATACAACCGTGAGCAATTAGAGGCGCTTCGTGACCACAAACAACCGAACAATCCATCGAGTCATGACGACTGGATGATTCCCTTTGCTCAATTCGTTGACCTAGATAAGCTCAAGTATCCAGTTGTGGTTGTTCAAGAATTTGGCCTGAGCGTTTTTCGTCTTGCAGCCAGTGTTACCCTCACTCTAGAGAATCATCCTCATGCTCTTTTGAAGATGGGATGTCGCTTAGAAGATGCGCGCTACGAAAATAACCAATGGCATTTAACCTACCAGCCCAAACAGGGCCAGAAGCAACACATCGTTGTGGATTATTTGGTGAATGCCACAGGATATAAAACGGGCACTATAGATGACCTGACCAAGCAGTCACAGAAGCGATTCGTGGAGTTTAAATCTGCATTCATAACACACTGGGAAAGCAGTGGCATACACTGGCCTGAGGTAATTTTCCATGGTGAGAGAGGCACACCGCAAGGCATGGCGCAGCTAACCCCGTATAGTAATGGTTACTTTCAAGTCCACGGTATGACCGAATCTATCACCTTGTTTGACAAAGGCTTGGTAGCAAGTGAAGCACCAAGCTCACAACCTCGATTGCCATCAGAGCTTGAGGTCAAAATCACTCATGGATGGCCTGAAACGGCGATTCAACAGCGCACCCAAAATGCCATTGGACATATGAGTCAGCATATCCCCTCATTTTCAAAGGCAACCGTGGGCGGAAAACCCCTTTTTGGTGCTCAGCAAATCCCAGGGGAAGACCCAAGTCTGCGCGTCGCTGATGTCTCATTCACCCAAAATAACTATGCACGGATTGAACTGGTAAAGGCCTCATCGGCCTATCAGGCAGCACGTAAGATCAAACAACAGTTGCAAGACTTAAGTAGTGCTGAACAAGCTTTAACGACATCTGAGATGAGTTCTGGAACCACTATCGAGCAGGCCCATCCATACTTATCAGCTTTATCCTCAGAGAAGATAGAACTGCGAGCTAAAGCATTGGCGAGAGACAGAGGCTACCCAGAAGCCCTAGCAATTCAAACCGGAACGACTTCCGATAGCTGA
- a CDS encoding type 2 periplasmic-binding domain-containing protein, with protein sequence MQGNYKISDVRTIVGALKSGLGYALIDLFNLDQPISETKLVARLTDHKLSTMDTGIYPIYPHRKQTLLVSEFFSMCSIILALL encoded by the coding sequence ATGCAGGGCAACTATAAGATCAGTGATGTGCGCACTATTGTGGGAGCGCTGAAAAGTGGCTTAGGTTATGCGCTAATCGACTTGTTTAATCTCGATCAGCCAATCTCAGAAACAAAGCTAGTAGCTCGTCTGACGGATCATAAGCTTTCCACTATGGATACAGGCATCTACCCTATCTATCCGCACCGAAAACAGACCTTACTTGTCAGCGAGTTTTTCAGTATGTGTAGCATCATATTGGCTCTCCTGTAA
- a CDS encoding phosphoethanolamine transferase, translating to MKVYKMKVSINQLPFILAVYYTVIINLPIAREIIHIIDGLESVKIGFIITIPFFFLAAFNFIFELFSWPKMAKPFFVFLLLTSSLVSYGMFNYGIYVDYGMIENLFETNTSEASSYLSLYSVLWVVFMGGLPAILLSLTKLEKISWKRFLARKTVSITCSLLVVTVIAALYYKDYASIGRNNKHLQKMIIPTEYARATVKYINNTYFKKPMVYRELGLDAKLSKGDSSTTKPTLLVFVLGETARVQNYQYYGYERETNAYTKPFDPVFFSHVESCGTATAVSVPCMFSNMNRGNYDKERAYHQDNAIDIMKRAGIHSVWIEHDGGDKGVAHQIKKKTIAPDDEDHHCSNNNCYDTDLLDSFEDDTKGLQQDSILFYHISGSHGPTYYKRYPSSHRRFAPDCPRSDIENCTNEEVVNSYDNTILYTDFFIAQTIEKLQKLEDEYNVALIYISDHGESLGENGIYLHGMPYSLAPPEQTHVPMMFWASDALLKNKHLDTECLRKIGKEQSFSHDNLFDSLLGFMDVATSEYRKKQDIFALCRS from the coding sequence TTGAAAGTATATAAAATGAAGGTTTCTATAAATCAATTACCGTTCATTTTGGCGGTCTATTACACTGTTATTATCAACTTGCCAATTGCAAGAGAAATCATACACATCATTGATGGCCTAGAAAGTGTCAAAATCGGATTTATCATTACCATACCTTTCTTTTTCCTAGCCGCTTTCAATTTTATCTTTGAATTATTTAGCTGGCCAAAAATGGCTAAACCCTTTTTCGTATTCCTACTTCTTACCTCCAGCTTAGTTAGCTATGGCATGTTCAATTACGGGATCTATGTCGACTATGGAATGATAGAGAATCTATTTGAAACCAACACCAGTGAAGCCTCGAGTTACTTGAGTTTGTATTCAGTTTTGTGGGTCGTATTTATGGGGGGACTGCCGGCGATTTTACTGAGTTTGACAAAGCTTGAGAAAATATCTTGGAAAAGATTCCTTGCACGGAAAACTGTGAGTATTACCTGCTCTTTACTAGTCGTCACTGTAATTGCCGCTCTTTATTACAAAGACTACGCTTCCATTGGTCGAAATAACAAGCATCTTCAAAAGATGATAATTCCCACGGAATATGCAAGAGCGACGGTGAAATATATCAATAACACCTACTTTAAGAAGCCCATGGTTTATCGAGAGTTAGGCTTAGATGCAAAACTATCAAAAGGAGACTCTAGCACCACAAAACCCACGCTATTGGTTTTTGTTTTAGGTGAGACAGCCCGAGTCCAGAATTATCAATACTACGGCTATGAACGAGAAACTAATGCTTATACAAAGCCGTTCGACCCTGTTTTCTTTTCGCATGTAGAATCCTGCGGGACAGCAACTGCAGTGTCTGTTCCTTGCATGTTCTCGAATATGAATAGAGGTAACTACGATAAAGAAAGAGCCTATCATCAAGATAACGCCATCGATATTATGAAGCGAGCGGGAATTCATTCAGTGTGGATAGAACATGATGGTGGCGATAAGGGAGTTGCACATCAAATTAAAAAGAAAACAATTGCACCAGACGATGAAGATCATCACTGCTCCAATAACAATTGCTATGATACAGATTTACTTGATAGTTTCGAGGATGATACTAAAGGCTTACAGCAAGATAGTATTCTTTTCTATCATATTTCGGGTTCCCATGGCCCTACCTACTACAAACGTTATCCAAGCTCTCATCGAAGATTTGCTCCAGATTGTCCACGATCCGATATTGAAAACTGTACCAATGAGGAAGTAGTGAATAGTTATGACAACACCATTTTGTATACCGATTTCTTTATTGCCCAAACAATTGAAAAACTACAAAAGCTCGAAGATGAATACAATGTTGCTTTAATCTATATCTCAGACCATGGCGAATCTTTAGGTGAAAATGGAATATATTTACACGGCATGCCCTATTCGCTTGCACCACCAGAACAAACCCATGTACCTATGATGTTTTGGGCCTCAGATGCGCTATTGAAGAACAAACACCTCGATACTGAATGTTTAAGAAAAATAGGTAAAGAGCAGTCGTTCTCACATGATAACTTGTTTGATTCTCTACTTGGATTTATGGATGTTGCCACATCCGAGTATAGGAAAAAACAGGATATTTTTGCCTTATGTCGATCCTAA
- a CDS encoding IS256 family transposase: MNKKELEAFAKEAAKGIKTPEDLTEFSQMLKKITVEAALNAEMDAHLGYEKHKPSKSNNYRNGKSSKRVKTEDGEFELDTPRDRLGSFEPKLVKKHQSRFTSMDDKILWLYAQGMSTRDIVNAFDEWYGADISPSLVSRVTNAVIEEIVEWQSRPLDAIYPIVYLDCIVVKIRQDKRIINKSVFLALGINTDGQKELMGMWIAENEGAKFWLSVLTELNQRGVEDILIACVDGLKGFPDAINTVFPQTHIQLCIVHMVRNSLKYVSWKDYKAVTADLKRVYRSATEDEALLELERFGEAWDSQYPQISKSWRNHWQNLNTLFNYPEDIRRAIYTTNAIESLNSVIRKALKKRKIFPNDEAATKMVYLAIKDASKKWTMPIQNWRQAMSRFIIEFEERLEKHIN; the protein is encoded by the coding sequence ATGAATAAGAAAGAACTTGAAGCTTTCGCTAAGGAAGCTGCTAAAGGAATTAAAACTCCTGAAGACTTAACTGAGTTCAGCCAAATGCTGAAGAAAATAACGGTTGAGGCTGCTCTCAATGCAGAGATGGATGCGCACCTTGGCTACGAAAAACATAAGCCCTCTAAGTCTAATAATTACCGCAATGGCAAGAGCAGTAAACGCGTAAAAACCGAAGATGGAGAGTTTGAACTTGATACTCCTCGGGATCGCCTTGGCTCGTTTGAACCTAAACTGGTCAAAAAACACCAATCACGATTTACCTCTATGGATGACAAAATCTTGTGGCTCTATGCCCAAGGAATGAGTACTCGCGATATCGTCAATGCTTTCGATGAATGGTATGGCGCAGATATATCACCTAGCCTCGTATCACGAGTGACAAATGCGGTAATAGAAGAAATAGTTGAGTGGCAATCTAGGCCACTTGACGCCATTTATCCCATCGTTTATCTCGATTGTATTGTGGTCAAGATCCGCCAAGACAAACGTATTATCAATAAGTCGGTCTTCCTCGCTCTAGGTATTAACACTGATGGTCAGAAAGAACTCATGGGCATGTGGATAGCAGAAAACGAGGGCGCTAAATTTTGGTTGAGTGTTTTAACTGAGCTCAATCAACGTGGTGTTGAAGACATTCTTATTGCTTGTGTGGATGGATTAAAGGGGTTTCCCGATGCCATCAACACGGTTTTCCCCCAAACGCATATTCAGCTGTGTATCGTCCATATGGTACGAAACTCATTAAAGTATGTGTCATGGAAAGATTATAAGGCCGTCACAGCTGACCTAAAGCGTGTGTATCGCTCAGCTACAGAAGATGAGGCTTTACTTGAGCTAGAGCGCTTTGGCGAAGCCTGGGATAGTCAATATCCACAAATCTCCAAGTCCTGGCGCAATCATTGGCAGAACCTCAACACGCTGTTCAACTACCCTGAAGATATTCGTAGAGCTATCTACACAACTAATGCTATTGAATCTCTCAACAGCGTGATACGTAAAGCACTAAAAAAACGAAAGATCTTCCCAAACGATGAGGCTGCAACAAAAATGGTATACCTAGCGATCAAAGACGCCAGCAAGAAATGGACGATGCCCATTCAAAACTGGCGTCAGGCTATGAGTCGGTTTATTATCGAGTTCGAGGAACGTCTCGAAAAGCACATTAACTAA